The Gossypium hirsutum isolate 1008001.06 chromosome D06, Gossypium_hirsutum_v2.1, whole genome shotgun sequence genome contains the following window.
CATAATCCTCTCTCTAATCCTGTCACTAAGCCAATAAGCTTGTTTTACATTGAACCGCATGTCCACCTTGGTGTTAACTGCATATGTAGCAACAAAAGTAAATCCACTATAAATCTTAGCAACAAGAGATGACATAGATTCTCAAACATGAAGAAGATATATACAATATACCCTTGTTTACATTTTGACCACTAGGGCCACCACTCCTTGCAAAACTCACCATAACATGATCTGTATACAAGAATTCAGCACCATAAATGTTTATTGGCTCTTTGTAACtgccctaaaatgaaaaattgaagttTTAGCCCCTCTAAAATCTAAAAAGTTATGAATTCATACATGATAAAATTGCAGTTCAACCTCTAGCTCCTAAAATGAATTCATACATGAATATCATTAGTTACCCAAAGTGATTTGAGGAGTGGGCTTATTCCCGGCAGAGCTGGCTCTCTCTTCCGCTTCCTGAAGGAGCTGCTGCATTTGTGAGAGATGAGCGGAGACTTTTCTGTCGGCATC
Protein-coding sequences here:
- the LOC107944073 gene encoding peptidyl-tRNA hydrolase ICT1, mitochondrial isoform X3; amino-acid sequence: MQQLLQEAEERASSAGNKPTPQITLDHVMVSFARSGGPSGQNVNKVNTKVDMRFNVKQAYWLSDRIRERIMQMIIGF
- the LOC107944073 gene encoding uncharacterized protein isoform X2; translated protein: MPTEKSPLISHKCSSSFRKRKREPALPGISPLLKSLWGSYKEPINIYGAEFLYTDHVMVSFARSGGPSGQNVNKVNTKVDMRFNVKQAYWLSDRIRERIMQMIIGF
- the LOC107944073 gene encoding uncharacterized protein isoform X1; translation: MPTEKSPLISHKCSSSFRKRKREPALPGISPLLKSLWVTNDIHGSYKEPINIYGAEFLYTDHVMVSFARSGGPSGQNVNKVNTKVDMRFNVKQAYWLSDRIRERIMQMIIGF